The Moraxella haemolytica genome window below encodes:
- a CDS encoding LysR substrate-binding domain-containing protein, whose translation MAIDIVINQRHLQIQLKQLETVWHTIVNGYNLSQAAELLHTSQSSLSKQIAALENQLKADVFTRQGKRLTGLTPIGKALLPHIEAIFAEIRTIENISLDFNNAAAGTLTVATTHTQARYVLPKIVKAFRDKFPKVNLVLQQADPETIAQMVIRGQADIGIATESLLNNDILRCHRYYDWSHVVIAPKDHELATLSGIENGVDLPTLASYPIVTYHGGFTGRNFIDKVFAQEGLVPEIVLAALDSDVISTYVSSGLGIGIIAEMAYEPKHYPDLVAIPITHFGRFTSWIAVRDDSEIRKFGHEFIKLCQAQFSN comes from the coding sequence ATGGCAATTGACATCGTCATCAATCAGCGTCATTTACAAATTCAGCTTAAGCAACTTGAAACCGTTTGGCACACCATCGTCAATGGCTATAATTTAAGTCAGGCAGCCGAACTATTACACACCAGTCAATCAAGCCTGTCCAAACAAATCGCCGCCCTAGAAAATCAGCTAAAAGCCGATGTATTCACCAGACAAGGTAAACGCTTGACAGGACTCACCCCCATCGGTAAGGCACTTTTGCCACACATTGAAGCAATTTTTGCTGAAATACGCACCATTGAGAATATAAGCCTTGATTTTAATAATGCAGCAGCAGGTACTTTGACGGTCGCCACTACGCACACCCAAGCTCGCTATGTGTTGCCAAAAATCGTCAAGGCATTTCGAGATAAATTCCCCAAAGTCAATCTGGTATTACAGCAAGCCGACCCAGAAACCATTGCCCAAATGGTGATTCGTGGTCAAGCAGATATTGGCATCGCCACCGAATCACTACTGAATAATGACATACTGCGTTGCCATCGCTATTATGACTGGTCGCATGTCGTCATCGCGCCAAAAGACCACGAGCTTGCTACCCTATCAGGCATAGAAAATGGCGTGGACTTACCAACTTTGGCAAGCTATCCGATTGTTACCTATCATGGTGGCTTTACAGGGCGTAATTTTATTGACAAGGTTTTTGCCCAAGAAGGTCTAGTACCTGAGATTGTACTAGCAGCTCTAGACTCTGATGTCATCAGCACCTATGTTTCATCAGGTTTAGGCATTGGTATCATTGCAGAGATGGCATATGAACCCAAACATTATCCTGATTTGGTTGCCATTCCCATCACGCATTTTGGGCGATTTACCAGTTGGATTGCAGTGCGTGATGATAGCGAGATTCGTAAGTTTGGGCATGAATTCATTAAACTTTGCCAAGCTCAATTTTCAAACTGA
- a CDS encoding AmpG family muropeptide MFS transporter, with protein sequence MADTMQHSSPWLVFKQTYLTKNALIMLMLGFSAGLPYFLVFSTLSMWLVEAQIDKSKVTMFAWAGLAYSFKFLWAPLVDSLSIPFLHRYLGKRRSWLLVAQLMIILAVCLMALTSPNADSITSLEMMALFAVLLAFSSASQDIVIDAYRIEVVPKSMQTAFSALYVFGYRLGLIISGAGALYLATYFGSTEEMYQYIAWKQTYFVMALVMGVGVLTTLSANEPHTQILTPIKQKLNDKIMGWYALVALVPMGLYGLWYLLNQICERILQVENHPFVISEAVANFASMYGIAMLIPAPIALIFLLFNQPKMKSVLTNQAVVNKQDAKNNLRLVMLFVVCMVGFIFAFRIFGDVIIGDVKHSNLVGFLLESVRFIISVLVAAIVAHVLIKIKLVPKEVAAKNWIEPILEFFDTYGKKAVLILALIGLYRISDIVAGNIANIFYQDMGYTKVQIADASKLVGLTMSILGGFLGGFIAQRMKIIAAMMVGAILAAVTNLLFIVLFYEPTAGMLYVAVIADNLAGGLASAVFVAFLSVLTSIRFTAVQYALFSSLMTLSPKILGGYSGSIVEATSYPTFFLITCLLGVPVLFLVYLVGKYIKLGDEKFTLKDES encoded by the coding sequence ATGGCTGATACAATGCAACACTCTTCGCCTTGGTTGGTGTTTAAACAGACTTATCTGACAAAAAATGCCTTAATTATGCTGATGCTTGGGTTTTCGGCAGGATTGCCTTATTTTTTGGTGTTTTCAACGCTGAGTATGTGGCTTGTAGAAGCACAGATTGATAAAAGTAAAGTAACGATGTTCGCTTGGGCAGGTTTGGCGTACTCATTCAAATTCTTGTGGGCACCTTTAGTGGATAGCTTATCCATTCCGTTTTTGCACCGCTATTTGGGCAAGCGTCGCAGTTGGCTTTTAGTTGCACAGCTTATGATTATTCTGGCGGTTTGTCTAATGGCATTAACCAGTCCAAATGCTGATAGCATCACTTCACTTGAAATGATGGCACTATTTGCGGTACTACTTGCCTTTTCATCAGCTTCGCAGGACATCGTTATTGATGCGTATCGTATTGAGGTGGTGCCTAAGTCCATGCAAACAGCATTTTCGGCGTTGTATGTCTTTGGCTATCGTTTGGGACTGATCATCTCTGGGGCAGGGGCTTTGTATTTGGCGACTTATTTTGGCTCAACAGAAGAGATGTATCAGTACATTGCATGGAAGCAGACCTATTTTGTTATGGCATTGGTGATGGGTGTAGGTGTTCTAACAACTTTGAGTGCCAATGAGCCGCACACCCAAATATTAACGCCCATTAAACAAAAACTCAATGATAAAATTATGGGCTGGTATGCACTTGTGGCTCTTGTTCCGATGGGGTTGTACGGTCTTTGGTATCTATTAAACCAAATTTGTGAGCGTATCTTGCAAGTGGAGAATCATCCTTTTGTCATCTCTGAGGCGGTGGCAAATTTTGCCAGTATGTATGGGATTGCCATGCTCATTCCTGCACCGATTGCTTTGATTTTCTTGTTATTTAATCAGCCAAAAATGAAGTCGGTACTGACAAATCAGGCGGTGGTCAATAAACAAGATGCTAAAAACAACCTGCGTCTGGTGATGCTATTTGTCGTGTGTATGGTCGGTTTTATTTTTGCGTTTCGTATCTTTGGCGATGTCATCATTGGTGATGTCAAGCATTCTAATTTGGTGGGTTTTTTGCTTGAGAGTGTGCGTTTTATCATCAGTGTCTTGGTGGCTGCCATCGTTGCCCATGTATTGATTAAGATTAAATTGGTTCCTAAAGAAGTTGCTGCTAAAAATTGGATTGAGCCTATTTTGGAGTTTTTTGATACTTATGGAAAAAAAGCAGTACTGATTTTGGCATTGATTGGTTTGTATCGCATCTCGGACATTGTTGCGGGCAATATTGCCAATATCTTTTATCAAGATATGGGCTATACCAAAGTGCAGATTGCAGATGCCAGTAAACTTGTGGGCTTAACCATGAGTATTTTGGGTGGTTTTTTGGGTGGATTTATTGCTCAAAGAATGAAAATCATCGCCGCCATGATGGTTGGGGCTATCTTGGCTGCCGTTACCAATCTGCTGTTCATCGTTTTGTTTTATGAGCCGACAGCGGGTATGTTGTATGTTGCAGTTATCGCTGATAATCTGGCAGGTGGTCTGGCGAGTGCGGTATTTGTGGCGTTCTTATCGGTACTCACTTCCATTCGCTTTACGGCAGTGCAGTACGCTTTATTTTCGTCTTTGATGACCCTATCACCAAAAATTTTGGGTGGTTATTCAGGGAGTATTGTGGAAGCAACAAGTTATCCAACTTTCTTTTTGATTACCTGCTTGTTGGGTGTGCCTGTGCTATTTTTGGTATATCTGGTGGGTAAATACATTAAACTTGGTGATGAAAAATTTACCTTAAAAGATGAATCATAG
- the prmC gene encoding peptide chain release factor N(5)-glutamine methyltransferase, producing MTTLSIHKIKQMYRHGSLPRHWWQGWLCFVLNCPSSWLISHEEYILKPNEQAKFVAGMAKMAQGVPLAYLTGDQEFFGRSFWVDESTLIPRADTERLVEVVLEWIGNQTFCKAGNLLDLGTGTGCIAITLAKALPTWQVLACDVSMAALKVAQNNAHRLEANNCRFVHSDWFDDVSGSFNVIVSNPPYIAKDDEHLARLTHEPMTALVSDNAGMADIAHIVTKAREFLTCGGLLAIEHGYDQALATRQLFLDSGYHDVAVVCDYGGNDRLTVGVWRG from the coding sequence ATGACAACACTTAGTATTCATAAAATCAAGCAAATGTATAGACATGGCAGTCTGCCACGCCATTGGTGGCAGGGTTGGCTATGTTTTGTGCTTAACTGCCCTAGTAGTTGGTTGATTAGCCATGAAGAATACATACTAAAACCTAATGAACAAGCCAAGTTTGTAGCAGGCATGGCAAAGATGGCACAGGGCGTGCCACTTGCATATTTGACAGGCGATCAGGAATTTTTTGGTCGTTCATTTTGGGTTGATGAATCCACCTTAATACCTAGGGCTGATACAGAAAGGCTTGTTGAAGTGGTGCTTGAATGGATAGGTAACCAAACCTTTTGCAAGGCGGGTAATCTGTTGGATCTTGGTACAGGTACAGGCTGTATTGCCATTACACTTGCTAAAGCATTGCCCACTTGGCAGGTGTTGGCGTGTGATGTGTCAATGGCAGCTTTAAAGGTTGCACAAAATAACGCTCACCGCTTGGAGGCGAATAATTGTCGCTTTGTACATTCAGATTGGTTTGATGATGTATCGGGTAGTTTTAATGTGATTGTTTCTAATCCGCCTTATATCGCCAAAGATGATGAGCATTTAGCGCGGCTCACCCATGAACCCATGACTGCATTGGTTTCGGATAACGCAGGCATGGCGGATATCGCTCATATCGTTACAAAGGCAAGGGAATTTTTGACTTGTGGGGGCTTATTGGCGATAGAGCATGGCTATGACCAAGCATTGGCTACTCGCCAGTTATTCTTGGATTCTGGTTATCATGATGTTGCTGTTGTTTGTGATTATGGCGGTAACGACAGATTGACCGTTGGAGTATGGCGTGGTTGA
- a CDS encoding HesA/MoeB/ThiF family protein — translation MIDVLSDAELMRYSRQILLDDWDLSAQLELKKSHVLIVGMGGLGCPISQILVRAGVGCLHLVDFDVIDESNLQRQTLFTTDDVGRSKVAVAHQKLAKHNELVRIVSTDIRLTNDNIGRVFDECAGRLPNLVIDCTDNFAIRDLLNQACQTYGVPLLSSSAIGEVGQLALFTNKTGCYQCLFGTDKGDEMTCATSGVLGSTVSVIASMASQVALDFLGRHHNPIEHQLVLWHGREFSLKKIRFTQDEHCTICNKQLEKSS, via the coding sequence ATGATCGATGTTTTAAGCGATGCTGAACTCATGAGATATTCTCGGCAAATTCTTTTAGATGATTGGGATTTGTCAGCTCAGCTTGAACTAAAAAAAAGCCATGTGTTAATTGTGGGCATGGGTGGTTTGGGGTGTCCCATCTCTCAGATTCTGGTGCGAGCAGGGGTGGGGTGCTTGCATTTGGTTGATTTTGATGTGATTGATGAGAGTAACTTGCAAAGGCAGACGCTCTTTACCACTGATGATGTTGGGCGGTCAAAAGTTGCTGTTGCCCACCAAAAACTTGCCAAACACAATGAATTGGTACGCATCGTCTCAACTGACATTCGCCTAACCAATGACAATATTGGTAGGGTATTTGATGAGTGTGCTGGCAGATTGCCCAACCTTGTGATTGACTGCACCGATAATTTTGCCATTCGTGATTTGCTTAACCAAGCTTGCCAAACTTATGGCGTGCCACTGCTGTCCAGCTCGGCAATCGGTGAGGTGGGTCAGTTGGCACTGTTTACCAACAAAACAGGCTGTTATCAGTGTCTGTTTGGTACAGATAAGGGTGATGAGATGACTTGTGCGACTTCTGGCGTGCTTGGCAGTACGGTATCTGTCATTGCGTCCATGGCATCGCAAGTGGCACTGGATTTTTTGGGTAGGCATCATAACCCCATTGAGCATCAACTTGTGCTGTGGCATGGTCGAGAATTTAGCCTAAAAAAAATACGCTTCACTCAAGATGAACATTGCACCATCTGTAATAAACAACTTGAAAAATCATCATAA
- a CDS encoding ABC1 kinase family protein: protein MPIKTSPLAIIKQSASTGLNVLGRIQKTASVAGLSALRVAKGEKMDANLLKDAFEQMGVTYIKLGQFIASTPSIFPREYVLAFQDCLDQTTPVPLTEILAILREELGTTCDLDEIFEYIDPNPLASASIAQVHRAVLTDGRQVALKVQKPKVGTIIHTDLTVLHGGFWVIEKMMPVMRTANIAPILDEIRKRMLMEIDFIAESRHIERFLAFLSRTGNAKVTAPTVHHHLSTRRVLTMDLLVGKSLVDETLGLAKDTTKAQKVMSDVLDTWFLSLMTTGEFHADLHAGNLMMLDDGRIAFLDFGLVGQIEPKSLEACFTLVQNLQASDYHGMAQAMAQIGMTHQKVDVTKLGEDLHRMLGKVGQDNQPEALNTMMLEMADIGKKHGIHFPQDFALLLKQLLYFDRFMVTLAPEMELFEGERLKVISAN, encoded by the coding sequence ATGCCTATAAAAACATCTCCGCTTGCCATCATCAAACAGTCTGCTAGCACAGGGCTAAATGTGCTTGGGCGTATTCAAAAAACAGCCAGTGTGGCAGGGCTGTCAGCACTGAGAGTTGCCAAAGGTGAAAAGATGGATGCAAATCTGCTAAAAGATGCCTTTGAGCAGATGGGCGTAACCTACATCAAACTTGGTCAATTTATCGCCAGTACGCCATCAATTTTTCCTAGAGAATATGTACTGGCTTTTCAAGATTGTCTTGATCAGACCACGCCTGTTCCATTGACTGAGATTTTGGCGATTTTGCGTGAAGAGCTTGGGACAACTTGTGATTTGGATGAAATATTTGAGTATATAGACCCCAATCCATTGGCATCGGCAAGCATTGCACAAGTGCATCGTGCAGTGCTTACTGATGGCAGGCAGGTGGCATTAAAGGTGCAAAAACCTAAAGTAGGTACGATTATTCATACCGATTTGACTGTGCTTCATGGTGGTTTTTGGGTTATTGAAAAGATGATGCCAGTCATGCGTACTGCCAATATCGCCCCAATTTTAGACGAGATACGCAAAAGAATGCTTATGGAGATAGATTTTATCGCTGAGAGTCGCCACATTGAGCGGTTTTTGGCGTTTTTATCTCGTACTGGCAATGCCAAAGTAACTGCTCCTACTGTACATCATCATCTAAGCACTAGGCGAGTTTTGACAATGGATTTACTGGTGGGTAAATCGCTTGTTGATGAGACGCTTGGACTTGCCAAAGATACCACAAAAGCCCAAAAGGTGATGAGCGATGTATTGGATACTTGGTTTTTATCCTTGATGACGACAGGGGAGTTTCATGCGGATTTACACGCAGGAAACTTAATGATGCTTGATGATGGTAGGATTGCCTTTTTGGATTTTGGCTTAGTTGGGCAAATTGAACCAAAGAGTTTGGAGGCTTGCTTTACTTTGGTACAAAACTTGCAAGCCAGTGATTATCATGGCATGGCACAGGCGATGGCACAGATTGGCATGACGCATCAAAAAGTTGATGTTACTAAACTGGGTGAAGATTTGCACAGAATGCTTGGCAAAGTCGGTCAGGATAATCAGCCAGAAGCACTCAATACCATGATGCTTGAGATGGCTGATATTGGCAAAAAACATGGCATTCATTTTCCGCAAGATTTTGCCTTGCTACTAAAGCAGCTGTTGTATTTTGACCGCTTTATGGTAACGCTTGCACCTGAAATGGAGCTGTTTGAAGGTGAACGGTTAAAAGTCATCAGTGCCAACTGA
- a CDS encoding DUF3482 domain-containing protein, translating into MKTPILSVIGHTNVGKTSLMRTLLRDAQFGEVKNESATTKHVEAVHIFGKHNKLLLTLHDTPGLEDASGVMDFVQAYTNGRDDGIERLLAFLSATDESDARLGDDFSQEAKVIRSLIQADIAIYVIDAREPVLPKYKDELAILAISGTPVLPVFNFIKDNEDNMQLWRLMLSRRALHVVNTFDTVAFDFDGEMALWQNLATLSVEKDSLNTLQQERQESWQDMAEEGSLIIADFLVNVASFSKKIDESQDPTPTLNAMQNAVRQSEDIMQEKLLHLYQFYNTAIDEHDIEIQGREQDIFDGELLARHGIRTAGGSITGMVVGAGIDVATLGASLGLGTALGGIIGGLLPNTNAIRDKALGIQTLTIDDATLTLLATRAQNLHHALRHRGHASLHAVVTDNPSGSLPWQSHGLPTSLKKARAYPHYSSLDGYYEDNIGLRQELSDKLSITLLEHLSTLD; encoded by the coding sequence ATGAAAACACCCATCTTATCGGTCATCGGACACACCAATGTCGGCAAAACCTCGCTCATGCGTACACTACTTAGAGATGCTCAGTTTGGCGAAGTCAAGAATGAGTCTGCCACCACCAAGCATGTCGAAGCTGTGCATATTTTTGGTAAGCATAACAAGCTACTACTAACCCTACACGACACTCCTGGTTTAGAAGATGCCTCAGGGGTTATGGACTTTGTGCAGGCTTATACCAATGGGCGAGATGATGGCATTGAACGACTCTTGGCATTTTTATCGGCAACAGATGAGAGTGATGCTCGCCTAGGCGATGATTTTAGCCAAGAAGCCAAAGTCATTCGCAGTCTGATTCAAGCTGACATTGCCATCTATGTGATTGATGCGCGTGAGCCTGTACTACCAAAATATAAAGACGAACTTGCCATTTTGGCAATCAGTGGCACACCTGTACTGCCTGTGTTTAACTTTATTAAAGATAATGAAGACAATATGCAGCTATGGCGACTCATGCTGTCTCGGCGTGCCCTACATGTGGTCAATACCTTTGATACAGTGGCATTTGATTTTGATGGCGAGATGGCACTTTGGCAGAATTTAGCGACTTTAAGTGTTGAAAAGGACAGTCTAAACACCCTACAACAAGAACGCCAAGAATCTTGGCAAGACATGGCAGAAGAAGGCTCTCTTATCATTGCTGATTTTTTGGTAAATGTCGCAAGTTTTAGTAAGAAAATTGACGAAAGCCAAGACCCCACCCCCACCCTAAATGCCATGCAAAACGCTGTGCGTCAGTCTGAAGATATCATGCAAGAAAAACTTTTGCACCTATATCAGTTTTATAACACCGCTATTGATGAACACGATATTGAGATTCAAGGTCGTGAGCAGGACATATTTGATGGCGAACTATTAGCTCGCCATGGTATTCGCACCGCAGGTGGTAGCATTACAGGTATGGTGGTAGGTGCGGGTATCGATGTGGCAACTTTAGGGGCAAGTCTAGGGCTTGGTACAGCATTAGGTGGTATTATTGGTGGACTTTTGCCCAATACCAATGCCATTCGTGATAAGGCATTGGGCATACAGACCTTAACCATTGATGATGCAACCTTAACTCTACTTGCCACACGAGCCCAAAATCTACATCACGCCTTGCGTCATCGTGGTCATGCCAGTCTGCATGCGGTGGTAACGGACAATCCAAGTGGCAGCTTGCCATGGCAAAGTCATGGGCTACCAACCTCACTAAAAAAAGCTCGTGCTTATCCGCACTACTCTAGCTTAGATGGGTATTATGAAGATAATATTGGATTGCGCCAAGAGCTTAGCGATAAGCTAAGCATCACCCTACTAGAGCATTTATCAACGCTTGATTGA
- a CDS encoding carboxynorspermidine decarboxylase, whose product MNTKRLAMNQAIDLNDLPTPYYLIDEHAITDNLAIIQKLCQLSGAKALLALKCFATWGVFDVMRPYLHGTTSSSLFEVRLGHEEFGGETHAYSVAYAHDEIDEVLNHADKIIFNSINQLNAFKEKAYKKGIPVGLRLNPNTSNSAFLLADPARPFSRLGEHDVSKVLAVCDDISGVMLHYNCENADFAAFSQSLDDIEIKFGAMLSCLDWVSLGGGIHFIAKDYPLEALAQRLKDFATKYGVQVYLEPGEACVHNGAQLVTRVLDVMENGKKLAVVDAATESHMLDLLIYGQPTTLTSINGQSLNLSASEHQNNTIIYGKTCLAGDIFGEYAIDTPLQVGDKVAFGNAAAYTMVKKNWFNGVGMPAIIIRRLDGSIIQQRRFDYKDYKNSLS is encoded by the coding sequence ATGAATACAAAGAGATTAGCCATGAACCAAGCGATTGATTTAAACGATTTGCCTACGCCATACTATCTGATTGATGAACACGCAATTACCGACAATCTTGCCATCATTCAAAAACTATGCCAACTGTCAGGAGCAAAGGCATTGCTTGCGTTAAAGTGCTTTGCTACTTGGGGGGTGTTTGATGTCATGCGTCCTTATTTGCATGGCACAACATCATCATCGCTATTTGAAGTTCGTTTGGGGCATGAAGAGTTTGGTGGAGAGACGCATGCTTATAGTGTGGCGTATGCCCACGATGAGATAGATGAGGTGCTCAATCATGCTGACAAGATTATCTTTAATTCTATCAATCAGCTTAACGCCTTTAAAGAAAAAGCCTACAAAAAGGGCATTCCTGTAGGACTTAGATTAAATCCTAATACCAGTAATTCTGCGTTTTTGTTGGCAGACCCTGCTCGCCCGTTTAGCCGATTGGGGGAGCATGATGTAAGCAAGGTGCTTGCGGTGTGTGATGATATCAGTGGTGTCATGTTGCATTATAATTGTGAGAATGCTGACTTTGCAGCGTTTAGTCAGAGCTTAGATGATATTGAGATTAAGTTTGGGGCGATGTTATCTTGCCTTGATTGGGTAAGTTTGGGCGGCGGCATTCATTTTATTGCTAAAGATTATCCGCTTGAGGCGTTGGCACAGCGATTAAAAGACTTTGCGACAAAATATGGCGTGCAGGTTTATCTTGAGCCAGGCGAGGCGTGTGTTCATAATGGTGCACAACTGGTAACTCGAGTGCTTGATGTGATGGAAAATGGCAAAAAGCTGGCAGTAGTGGATGCTGCTACCGAAAGCCATATGCTTGATTTACTAATTTATGGTCAGCCAACCACTCTAACAAGCATCAATGGTCAATCGCTAAATCTATCTGCATCCGAGCATCAAAATAACACCATTATCTATGGTAAGACTTGCTTAGCAGGAGATATTTTTGGTGAATATGCCATTGATACGCCACTACAAGTGGGCGATAAAGTCGCATTTGGGAATGCAGCTGCCTATACGATGGTTAAGAAGAATTGGTTTAATGGCGTGGGTATGCCTGCCATCATCATTAGACGATTAGATGGCAGTATCATTCAGCAGCGACGCTTTGATTATAAGGATTATAAAAATAGTCTATCATGA
- a CDS encoding saccharopine dehydrogenase family protein, with product MNKPNILIIGAGGVAQVVAHKVAQYREYFGTLHIASRTVNKCQAISDSVQQKQHISLQIHTINALNVDELTDFIRSIEAGIVINVGSSFINQSVLKACITTGASYLDTAIHEEPNKVCETPPWYENYEWRHKAACERAGITAILGVGFDPGVVNAYARIGVDYFDEGQITDIDIIDINAGSHGRYFATNFDPEINFREFTGVVYTWQNCKWQTNQMFEVKRTDDLPVVGERSSYLCGHDEIHSLHKNLDVPNIRFWMGFGDHYINVFTVLKNLGLLSEQPVMTAEGVEIVPLKVVKALLPDPSSLAKDYTGHTCIGNKMRGKKDGVKQEIFIYNIADHAKCYQEVGSQAISYTAGVPAVAAAVLIAKGDWRVNKMVNVEELDPRPFINLLNDMGLPTHIQDESGHRLLSFDI from the coding sequence ATGAATAAACCCAATATTTTAATCATCGGTGCAGGTGGCGTAGCTCAGGTGGTTGCTCATAAAGTAGCTCAGTATCGTGAGTATTTTGGCACTCTTCATATTGCCAGTCGCACTGTAAATAAGTGCCAAGCCATCAGCGATAGTGTGCAACAAAAACAGCATATTTCCCTACAAATTCATACCATCAATGCTCTCAATGTTGATGAGTTAACTGATTTTATCCGTAGTATTGAGGCAGGTATTGTCATCAATGTTGGTTCGTCCTTTATTAATCAAAGTGTACTCAAAGCCTGTATCACCACAGGGGCAAGCTATCTAGATACCGCCATTCATGAAGAGCCAAATAAGGTTTGTGAAACACCGCCTTGGTATGAAAATTATGAATGGCGACATAAGGCGGCGTGTGAGCGAGCGGGCATAACTGCTATTTTGGGTGTGGGTTTTGACCCTGGTGTGGTTAATGCTTATGCTCGCATTGGTGTGGATTATTTTGATGAAGGGCAGATCACCGACATTGACATCATTGATATTAATGCAGGCAGTCATGGTAGATATTTTGCTACCAATTTTGACCCTGAAATCAACTTTCGAGAGTTTACAGGCGTGGTTTATACTTGGCAAAACTGTAAATGGCAGACCAATCAGATGTTTGAGGTGAAACGCACGGACGATTTGCCAGTTGTGGGTGAGCGTAGTAGCTATCTGTGTGGTCATGATGAGATTCATTCGCTACACAAGAATCTAGATGTACCTAATATTCGTTTTTGGATGGGGTTTGGCGATCATTATATCAATGTATTTACTGTTCTAAAAAATCTTGGGCTACTGTCAGAACAGCCAGTCATGACCGCAGAAGGGGTGGAAATTGTACCACTAAAAGTTGTCAAGGCGTTGTTACCAGACCCAAGTTCGCTTGCCAAAGACTATACAGGGCATACTTGCATTGGCAATAAAATGCGTGGCAAAAAAGACGGCGTCAAGCAAGAAATATTTATTTATAATATCGCCGATCATGCTAAATGTTATCAAGAAGTTGGTAGTCAGGCAATCTCATACACCGCAGGCGTGCCAGCAGTCGCAGCGGCGGTGCTGATTGCCAAAGGGGACTGGAGAGTAAATAAAATGGTTAATGTTGAAGAGCTTGATCCACGCCCATTCATCAACCTACTAAATGATATGGGATTGCCGACCCATATCCAAGATGAGAGCGGTCATCGCTTGTTGTCATTTGATATTTGA
- a CDS encoding 6-pyruvoyl trahydropterin synthase family protein, whose amino-acid sequence MRIRKLFKFENAHVVRNCTSERCSRSIHGHSYQVELILEAQAFDDGQMVYDFGLLKSHIKELIDSFDHAITFWNKDDPSYIRACKELSARWVSLPVSPSAEQFSRVIFYWADKVLKNTVMQNNEQDVSIYSVIVHETATGYAQCFREDIDNLRMGALSLDDFEFSEQVQAEWSDPKMFEKLKQEERFFNPLPLRQVKV is encoded by the coding sequence ATGCGTATTCGTAAACTCTTTAAATTTGAAAATGCTCATGTGGTGCGTAATTGCACCTCTGAGCGTTGCAGTCGTTCTATTCATGGGCATAGCTATCAAGTTGAGCTTATTCTTGAGGCACAGGCTTTTGATGATGGGCAAATGGTCTATGACTTTGGTCTATTAAAATCTCACATCAAAGAACTTATTGATAGCTTTGACCATGCCATCACTTTTTGGAATAAAGATGATCCAAGCTATATTCGTGCCTGCAAAGAACTATCGGCTCGTTGGGTATCTCTACCTGTTTCGCCCTCAGCAGAGCAGTTTAGTCGTGTGATTTTTTATTGGGCGGATAAAGTGTTAAAAAATACTGTCATGCAAAACAATGAACAAGATGTCAGTATTTATTCTGTCATTGTGCATGAAACTGCCACAGGCTATGCTCAGTGCTTTCGTGAAGACATTGACAATCTACGCATGGGTGCATTATCGCTTGATGACTTTGAGTTTAGTGAGCAAGTTCAGGCGGAGTGGAGCGATCCTAAGATGTTTGAAAAACTAAAACAAGAAGAGCGTTTTTTCAATCCACTACCCTTAAGACAGGTTAAAGTTTAA
- the tsaE gene encoding tRNA (adenosine(37)-N6)-threonylcarbamoyltransferase complex ATPase subunit type 1 TsaE, translating to MKIILENEKDTERLAVALAKMNPVGSLWLSGDLGAGKTTFTRYLLRALGHTGAVKSPTYTLVESYRINQKPVYHADLYRLNDPEELDFIGFFEYFEEKDSLVIIEWASRAESLLPKPDIQLKITRQAHDARLVEIVGVDLSI from the coding sequence ATGAAAATTATTTTGGAAAATGAGAAGGATACCGAGCGTCTGGCGGTTGCCTTAGCCAAAATGAACCCTGTGGGTAGTCTGTGGTTGTCAGGTGATTTAGGGGCGGGCAAGACGACCTTTACTCGCTATCTTTTGCGTGCTTTAGGTCATACTGGTGCGGTAAAAAGCCCAACTTATACTTTAGTCGAATCCTATCGCATCAATCAAAAACCTGTCTATCATGCCGATCTTTATCGTCTAAATGACCCAGAAGAGCTTGATTTTATTGGGTTTTTTGAGTATTTTGAAGAGAAAGATTCGCTTGTCATCATCGAGTGGGCAAGTCGTGCCGAAAGTCTTTTACCAAAGCCTGACATACAGCTAAAAATCACAAGACAAGCCCATGATGCTCGATTGGTTGAGATTGTTGGTGTGGACTTATCTATTTAA